A window from Candidatus Endomicrobium procryptotermitis encodes these proteins:
- a CDS encoding DUF5675 family protein — protein MKILIKRFAFKENYTIGKLYADNIYTCDTLEDEVREPKIQGITAIPAGKYLSNLTWSARFKSYLPIIENVPNFEGIRIHAGNTASDTEGCILVGKNEVKGKVLESKQTLEKIVVLYKEAINRNEIIEVEIK, from the coding sequence ATGAAAATATTGATTAAGCGGTTTGCATTTAAAGAGAATTACACTATTGGTAAACTGTATGCCGATAACATCTATACATGCGATACCCTTGAAGACGAAGTTAGAGAGCCAAAAATTCAAGGTATTACCGCAATACCTGCGGGGAAATATTTAAGCAATTTGACATGGTCTGCTCGGTTTAAAAGCTATCTGCCGATAATAGAGAATGTGCCGAACTTTGAAGGGATAAGAATTCACGCAGGAAACACAGCTTCAGACACTGAAGGCTGCATTTTGGTCGGGAAAAATGAAGTAAAGGGAAAAGTCCTTGAAAGCAAACAAACCCTTGAAAAAATTGTCGTACTATATAAAGAAGCAATAAACAGAAACGAAATTATTGAGGTAGAGATAAAGTAA